From the Lolium rigidum isolate FL_2022 chromosome 2, APGP_CSIRO_Lrig_0.1, whole genome shotgun sequence genome, one window contains:
- the LOC124692332 gene encoding uncharacterized protein LOC124692332 isoform X2, whose amino-acid sequence MQRVCFLTAGIAKRLPRLAFMILLAVLFRQLQAPPPKICGTPGGPPVTGTRIRLKDGRHLAYHESGVPKEEAKHRIIFVHGFDSCRYDALQVSPELAQELGVYILSFDRPGYGESDPHPERTEKSTALDIEELADALELGPRFYLVGFSMGGEIMWSCLKHIPHRLSGVSILGPVGNYWWSGFPSNVSWAAWYKQIPQDQWAVRVVHHAPWLTYWWNTQKFFPASSVIAFNPAILSREDMAIVPKLAYRSYAGQARQQGEHESLHRDMIVGFGKWAWSPLELEDPFPAGDAEVHLWHGAEDLIVPVGLSRYIAKTLPWVRYHELPTAGHLFPIADGMGDVIVRTMVLG is encoded by the exons ATGCAACGCGTGTGTTTTCTAACGGCAG GTATCGCCAAGAGGCTTCCCCGCCTTGCATTTATGATCTTGCTGGCGGTGCTGTTTCGTCAGCTTCAGGCGCCGCCTCCCAAAATCTGCGGAACGCCCGGCGGCCCTCCGGTGACCGGGACAAGGATCAGGCTCAAGGACGGGAGACACTTGGCCTACCATGAGTCCGGTGTCCCCAAGGAAGAGGccaagcataggatcatcttcgtCCATGGATTCGACTCCTGCAGATACGATGCGCTGCAAGTATCACCC GAGCTTGCGCAAGAGCTCGGGGTCTACATCTTGTCCTTCGATCGGCCTGGGTACGGCGAGAGCGACCCGCACCCTGAGAGGACCGAGAAGAGCACCGCCCTGGACATCGAAGAGCTAGCCGACGCCCTTGAGCTTGGCCCCAGGTTCTACCTCGTCGGATTCTCCATGGGCGGCGAGATCATGTGGAGCTGCCTCAAGCACATCCCTCACAGGCTCTCCGGGGTGTCGATCCTCGGCCCCGTGGGCAACTACTGGTGGTCAGGGTTCCCGTCGAACGTGTCGTGGGCGGCGTGGTACAAGCAGATCCCGCAGGACCAGTGGGCCGTCCGCGTCGTGCACCACGCCCCCTGGCTCACCTACTGGTGGAACACCCAGAAGTTCTTCCCGGCATCCAGCGTCATCGCCTTCAATCCCGCCATCCTCTCCCGGGAAGACATGGCCATCGTCCCCAAGCTCGCCTACCGAAGCTACGCG GGCCAGGCGAGGCAACAGGGAGAGCACGAGAGCCTGCACCGGGACATGATCGTCGGGTTCGGCAAGTGGGCGTGGAGCCCGCTGGAGCTAGAAGACCCGTTCCCGGCCGGCGACGCGGAGGTGCACCTGTGGCACGGCGCCGAGGACCTCATCGTGCCCGTCGGCCTCTCCCGCTACATCGCCAAGACGCTGCCGTGGGTCCGCTACCACGAGCTGCCAACGGCCGGGCACCTCTTCCCCATCGCCGACGGCATGGGCGATGTCATCGTCAGGACGATGGTGCTAGGATAG
- the LOC124692332 gene encoding uncharacterized protein LOC124692332 isoform X1, translating into MAGPGDKPSGSTVGQEAPPHRPAAAGSGIAKRLPRLAFMILLAVLFRQLQAPPPKICGTPGGPPVTGTRIRLKDGRHLAYHESGVPKEEAKHRIIFVHGFDSCRYDALQVSPELAQELGVYILSFDRPGYGESDPHPERTEKSTALDIEELADALELGPRFYLVGFSMGGEIMWSCLKHIPHRLSGVSILGPVGNYWWSGFPSNVSWAAWYKQIPQDQWAVRVVHHAPWLTYWWNTQKFFPASSVIAFNPAILSREDMAIVPKLAYRSYAGQARQQGEHESLHRDMIVGFGKWAWSPLELEDPFPAGDAEVHLWHGAEDLIVPVGLSRYIAKTLPWVRYHELPTAGHLFPIADGMGDVIVRTMVLG; encoded by the exons ATGGCTGGACCGGGCGACAAGCCGTCTGGCTCCACCGTCGGCCAGGAAGCCCCGCCGCATCGACCCGCTGCCGCCGGCTCCG GTATCGCCAAGAGGCTTCCCCGCCTTGCATTTATGATCTTGCTGGCGGTGCTGTTTCGTCAGCTTCAGGCGCCGCCTCCCAAAATCTGCGGAACGCCCGGCGGCCCTCCGGTGACCGGGACAAGGATCAGGCTCAAGGACGGGAGACACTTGGCCTACCATGAGTCCGGTGTCCCCAAGGAAGAGGccaagcataggatcatcttcgtCCATGGATTCGACTCCTGCAGATACGATGCGCTGCAAGTATCACCC GAGCTTGCGCAAGAGCTCGGGGTCTACATCTTGTCCTTCGATCGGCCTGGGTACGGCGAGAGCGACCCGCACCCTGAGAGGACCGAGAAGAGCACCGCCCTGGACATCGAAGAGCTAGCCGACGCCCTTGAGCTTGGCCCCAGGTTCTACCTCGTCGGATTCTCCATGGGCGGCGAGATCATGTGGAGCTGCCTCAAGCACATCCCTCACAGGCTCTCCGGGGTGTCGATCCTCGGCCCCGTGGGCAACTACTGGTGGTCAGGGTTCCCGTCGAACGTGTCGTGGGCGGCGTGGTACAAGCAGATCCCGCAGGACCAGTGGGCCGTCCGCGTCGTGCACCACGCCCCCTGGCTCACCTACTGGTGGAACACCCAGAAGTTCTTCCCGGCATCCAGCGTCATCGCCTTCAATCCCGCCATCCTCTCCCGGGAAGACATGGCCATCGTCCCCAAGCTCGCCTACCGAAGCTACGCG GGCCAGGCGAGGCAACAGGGAGAGCACGAGAGCCTGCACCGGGACATGATCGTCGGGTTCGGCAAGTGGGCGTGGAGCCCGCTGGAGCTAGAAGACCCGTTCCCGGCCGGCGACGCGGAGGTGCACCTGTGGCACGGCGCCGAGGACCTCATCGTGCCCGTCGGCCTCTCCCGCTACATCGCCAAGACGCTGCCGTGGGTCCGCTACCACGAGCTGCCAACGGCCGGGCACCTCTTCCCCATCGCCGACGGCATGGGCGATGTCATCGTCAGGACGATGGTGCTAGGATAG
- the LOC124692333 gene encoding uncharacterized protein LOC124692333 isoform X1: MLMFFFRFPQLTLVIQRNKVISLGQHPQWKTINAVMVSSFHGSILRGMRLVSRKMRRNNFFGSKRWHLFSSCISTRSLKGCGWCQGKREGTTSLDRRAATGSTWWLLVLPFGASSARASPQGCQKRQNATFLARRKCIAANVKSRDGVGAC; encoded by the exons ATGCTAATGTTTTTCTTTCGCTTTCCTCAGTTGACGCTGGTGATTCAGAGAAACAAGGTGATTAGCCTGGGGCAGCACCCTCAATGGAAAACCATTAATGCAGTCATGGTTTCCTCATTCCATGGTTCGATCCTTCGAG GGATGCGGCTGGTGTCAAGGAAAAtgcgaaggaacaacttctttggATCGAAGCGCTGGCACCTCTTCAGCTCGTGCATCTCCACTAG GTCTTTGAAGGGATGCGGCTGGTGTCAAGGAAAAcgcgaaggaacaacttctttggATCGAAGGGCTGCTACTGGATCGACTTGGTGGTTGCTTGTGCTGCCCTTTGGCGCCTCTTCAGCTCGTGCATCTCCACAAG GTTGTCAAAAG CGCCAGAACGCAACTTTTCTTGCTCGAAGAAAATGCATAGCCGCTAATGTAAAATCCAGGGATGGCGTTGGTGCATGCTGA
- the LOC124692333 gene encoding uncharacterized protein LOC124692333 isoform X2: MVSSFHGSILRGMRLVSRKMRRNNFFGSKRWHLFSSCISTRSLKGCGWCQGKREGTTSLDRRAATGSTWWLLVLPFGASSARASPQGCQKRQNATFLARRKCIAANVKSRDGVGAC, from the exons ATGGTTTCCTCATTCCATGGTTCGATCCTTCGAG GGATGCGGCTGGTGTCAAGGAAAAtgcgaaggaacaacttctttggATCGAAGCGCTGGCACCTCTTCAGCTCGTGCATCTCCACTAG GTCTTTGAAGGGATGCGGCTGGTGTCAAGGAAAAcgcgaaggaacaacttctttggATCGAAGGGCTGCTACTGGATCGACTTGGTGGTTGCTTGTGCTGCCCTTTGGCGCCTCTTCAGCTCGTGCATCTCCACAAG GTTGTCAAAAG CGCCAGAACGCAACTTTTCTTGCTCGAAGAAAATGCATAGCCGCTAATGTAAAATCCAGGGATGGCGTTGGTGCATGCTGA